A stretch of Xenopus laevis strain J_2021 chromosome 8S, Xenopus_laevis_v10.1, whole genome shotgun sequence DNA encodes these proteins:
- the LOC108699702 gene encoding coiled-coil domain-containing protein 120 isoform X2, whose amino-acid sequence MDFRLNEHGMSLSGSSMDVNLKQRAQVISELSEKQKELQESLRRKLVELRKLCLQEAELTGHVPDDFPLEYGERPPVVSRRPKATFRVNAATVTRAEELQLERLERDFVVQLQMAEAARKLSLAAEQNVEMNSEQRRKRRLVYLDALQRLQELEEQSNNLRRKLGLRPVHRDPSNLIDEAHPSENSSLSESSSYEDILGQGARPSPPRISEHSHNVSNSPERRMGWKSSPVVLHSDVHNRRNSMASAASPTRSFPRSLSSLEGRSVPATPILSRNSCSSSALRSEGPGLSQRQWSGSQDSQVGFPSDRPSGHAARSRRSNSSEALIERPPPSEGPAKPSFNSSETLSENPQSGTVPPQQRGARSLDTRTPSNSRLSYEEILLDYYMERQQPRGWTEPEGQWFAEPDGSGHYSRRDGFPGSPAIRSRFEMQQQRRNAARTKSCGPQLADVGSFPQSWHHESFPQRPPPQASYPGPRSRSQPRAPPPETLERSVHKALALEGLRDWYLRNSAATSALHRCPVSSQMPNQRYYRPPYTDGHYQAASPLSHSISFTGAPMHGRHLSEYLGQEWCSQANIQGDGASEGTPPGTLV is encoded by the exons ATGGATTTCAGACTGAATGAGCACG GGATGTCCCTGAGTGGCTCCTCAATGGATGTGAACCTAAAGCAGAGGGCCCAGGTAATATCGGAGCTGAGTGAAAAGCAGAAGGAGCTGCAGGAGTCACTGAGACGGAAGCTGGTGGAGCTGAGAAAGCTGTGTTTGCAGGAAGCT GAGCTGACAGGGCACGTGCCTGATGATTTCCCCCTAGAATATGGAGAGAGGCCCCCAGTTGTGTCCAGGAGACCAAAGGCAACCTTTAGGGTGAACGCAGCCACAGTGACAAGGGCAGAG GAGTTGCAGCTGGAGCGCTTGGAGAGGGACTTTGTTGTGCAGCTGCAGATGGCAGAGGCCGCCCGGAAGCTGAGCCTGGCAGCAGAACAGAACGTGGAGATGAATAGTGAGCAGCGACGCAAGAGAAGGCTGGTGTATCTGGATGCGTTACAGAGGCTCCAGGAGTTGGAGGAGCAGAGTAACAACCTGAGGAGGAAACTGGGTCTGAGGCCTGTGCATAGGGATCCCAGCAACCTAATCG ATGAAGCCCACCCATCAGAGAACAGTTCCTTGTCAGAGAGCAGCAGCTACG AGGATATTCTGGGCCAGGGGGCAAGGCCGTCCCCTCCTCGTATCTCAGAACATTCCCACAATGTGTCCAACAGTCCAGAGCGAAGGATGGGGTGGAAGTCTTCACCTGTGGTGCTCCATAGTGATGTTCACAACCGGCGCAACTCCATGGCCAGCGCAGCAAG CCCCACTCGTTCCTTCCCTCGGAGTCTGTCCAGCCTGGAGGGCCGCAGTGTCCCAGCTACACCAATCCTGAGTCGTAATTCCTGCAGCAGCTCCGCCCTCAG GTCGGAGGGACCTGGCCTGTCTCAGCGTCAGTGGTCCGGAAGCCAGGATTCCCAGGTGGGCTTCCCTAGTGATAGGCCCTCGGGCCACGCTGCACGGAGCCGGCGCAGTAACAGTTCCGAAGCTCTCATTGAGCGCCCACCTCCTTCTGAAGGTCCAGCCAAGCCCTCATTCAACAGCTCTGAAACTCTGAGTGAGAACCCTCAGTCTGGAACAGTTCCACCCCAGCAGCGAGGGGCCCGATCCCTAGATACTCGAACTCCCAGCAACTCTCGGCTCTCTTACGAGGAGATTCTGCTGGATTATTACATGGAAAGGCAGCAGCCTCGTGGCTGGACTGAGCCTGAGGGCCAATGGTTTGCAGAGCCTGACGGTAGCGGCCATTACTCTCGGCGGGATGGATTCCCAGGTAGCCCAGCGATCCGGAGCAGGTTTGAAATGCAACAGCAGCGCAGGAACGCTGCTCGTACCAAGTCCTGTGGCCCCCAACTGGCAGATGTGGGCAGCTTTCCGCAATCCTGGCACCACGAGAGCTTTCCCCAACGGCCTCCCCCCCAGGCGTCTTATCCAGGCCCCAGATCCCGCAGTCAGCCTCGTGCCCCCCCACCCGAGACTCTGGAGAGGAGTGTGCACAAAGCTCTGGCCCTGGAGGGTCTTAGGGACTGGTATCTGCGCAACTCAGCGGCCACAAGCGCACTCCACCGCTGCCCGGTCTCATCTCAGATGCCAAACCAACGCTACTACCGACCTCCTTACACTGATGGGCATTACCAAGCTGCCTCCCCCCTGTCCCATTCCATCAGTTTCACTGGGGCTCCAATGCACGGCAG GCACTTGTCAGAGTATCTCGGGCAGGAGTGGTGTAGCCAGGCCAACATTCAAGGTGATGGAGCATCAGAGGGCACCCCGCCGGGCACATTAGTCTGA
- the LOC108699702 gene encoding coiled-coil domain-containing protein 120 isoform X1 produces the protein MEGKGGISTAGMSLSGSSMDVNLKQRAQVISELSEKQKELQESLRRKLVELRKLCLQEAELTGHVPDDFPLEYGERPPVVSRRPKATFRVNAATVTRAEELQLERLERDFVVQLQMAEAARKLSLAAEQNVEMNSEQRRKRRLVYLDALQRLQELEEQSNNLRRKLGLRPVHRDPSNLIDEAHPSENSSLSESSSYEDILGQGARPSPPRISEHSHNVSNSPERRMGWKSSPVVLHSDVHNRRNSMASAASPTRSFPRSLSSLEGRSVPATPILSRNSCSSSALRSEGPGLSQRQWSGSQDSQVGFPSDRPSGHAARSRRSNSSEALIERPPPSEGPAKPSFNSSETLSENPQSGTVPPQQRGARSLDTRTPSNSRLSYEEILLDYYMERQQPRGWTEPEGQWFAEPDGSGHYSRRDGFPGSPAIRSRFEMQQQRRNAARTKSCGPQLADVGSFPQSWHHESFPQRPPPQASYPGPRSRSQPRAPPPETLERSVHKALALEGLRDWYLRNSAATSALHRCPVSSQMPNQRYYRPPYTDGHYQAASPLSHSISFTGAPMHGRHLSEYLGQEWCSQANIQGDGASEGTPPGTLV, from the exons ATGGAGGGCAAAGGTGGCATCTCCACTGCAG GGATGTCCCTGAGTGGCTCCTCAATGGATGTGAACCTAAAGCAGAGGGCCCAGGTAATATCGGAGCTGAGTGAAAAGCAGAAGGAGCTGCAGGAGTCACTGAGACGGAAGCTGGTGGAGCTGAGAAAGCTGTGTTTGCAGGAAGCT GAGCTGACAGGGCACGTGCCTGATGATTTCCCCCTAGAATATGGAGAGAGGCCCCCAGTTGTGTCCAGGAGACCAAAGGCAACCTTTAGGGTGAACGCAGCCACAGTGACAAGGGCAGAG GAGTTGCAGCTGGAGCGCTTGGAGAGGGACTTTGTTGTGCAGCTGCAGATGGCAGAGGCCGCCCGGAAGCTGAGCCTGGCAGCAGAACAGAACGTGGAGATGAATAGTGAGCAGCGACGCAAGAGAAGGCTGGTGTATCTGGATGCGTTACAGAGGCTCCAGGAGTTGGAGGAGCAGAGTAACAACCTGAGGAGGAAACTGGGTCTGAGGCCTGTGCATAGGGATCCCAGCAACCTAATCG ATGAAGCCCACCCATCAGAGAACAGTTCCTTGTCAGAGAGCAGCAGCTACG AGGATATTCTGGGCCAGGGGGCAAGGCCGTCCCCTCCTCGTATCTCAGAACATTCCCACAATGTGTCCAACAGTCCAGAGCGAAGGATGGGGTGGAAGTCTTCACCTGTGGTGCTCCATAGTGATGTTCACAACCGGCGCAACTCCATGGCCAGCGCAGCAAG CCCCACTCGTTCCTTCCCTCGGAGTCTGTCCAGCCTGGAGGGCCGCAGTGTCCCAGCTACACCAATCCTGAGTCGTAATTCCTGCAGCAGCTCCGCCCTCAG GTCGGAGGGACCTGGCCTGTCTCAGCGTCAGTGGTCCGGAAGCCAGGATTCCCAGGTGGGCTTCCCTAGTGATAGGCCCTCGGGCCACGCTGCACGGAGCCGGCGCAGTAACAGTTCCGAAGCTCTCATTGAGCGCCCACCTCCTTCTGAAGGTCCAGCCAAGCCCTCATTCAACAGCTCTGAAACTCTGAGTGAGAACCCTCAGTCTGGAACAGTTCCACCCCAGCAGCGAGGGGCCCGATCCCTAGATACTCGAACTCCCAGCAACTCTCGGCTCTCTTACGAGGAGATTCTGCTGGATTATTACATGGAAAGGCAGCAGCCTCGTGGCTGGACTGAGCCTGAGGGCCAATGGTTTGCAGAGCCTGACGGTAGCGGCCATTACTCTCGGCGGGATGGATTCCCAGGTAGCCCAGCGATCCGGAGCAGGTTTGAAATGCAACAGCAGCGCAGGAACGCTGCTCGTACCAAGTCCTGTGGCCCCCAACTGGCAGATGTGGGCAGCTTTCCGCAATCCTGGCACCACGAGAGCTTTCCCCAACGGCCTCCCCCCCAGGCGTCTTATCCAGGCCCCAGATCCCGCAGTCAGCCTCGTGCCCCCCCACCCGAGACTCTGGAGAGGAGTGTGCACAAAGCTCTGGCCCTGGAGGGTCTTAGGGACTGGTATCTGCGCAACTCAGCGGCCACAAGCGCACTCCACCGCTGCCCGGTCTCATCTCAGATGCCAAACCAACGCTACTACCGACCTCCTTACACTGATGGGCATTACCAAGCTGCCTCCCCCCTGTCCCATTCCATCAGTTTCACTGGGGCTCCAATGCACGGCAG GCACTTGTCAGAGTATCTCGGGCAGGAGTGGTGTAGCCAGGCCAACATTCAAGGTGATGGAGCATCAGAGGGCACCCCGCCGGGCACATTAGTCTGA